The window tgtatataaagacaaatgaaacgttaaataacatacaaaatgtttatatggccaataatgacttgattcacagtacaatatataatatatacatatgatgcagagggccgccgttataagccgtgcttgaacagacggacagccagagttaaattaccattttttattgtagtacttgaacactaatacggatgggccatgttaaaatgcgtgtaaatccagttttatacaattacttggtaaacaggagaggtgcctgtgagtgcgtgtgcaggtgatgaagcgcgaaagtgttgatggtcagcacttctaagaaaatgattgaatatgttataatatgggcgacgggtcaagcagcaaagtaaaagaaaaggaaaagggggtggaccaaaatattgccttgttgttgagtataagaggtacatgtttaatgattactgtacagtatgatattgtgccaagaaatatttctttgtatttgccttaaaggaataaagagatgtgcactgttttatgtggagagggagtgaattccaaatatcaggcccgttatgccgaattgatttttgagctaataggagtttagggttattcaaatggaaatcattacgatggcgcgtggggtaagcatggacatccctgttaagggaaagtgcgttgtggaagagtgggagtagattttgcgtgtatttgaacataaatattgctgtttgaaatttgtgtatatcatcaactttaagaacttttagtctaaggaataatggatcagtatgttctaaATAATGTGAGTTagtacatattcttattgcctttttctgtaaaagaaaaataacatttactttggttttattacagtttccccagacaacattacaataattaatatacggtaagattaatgcattgtataacataatgagtactttttccgttaccaaatattttaatctccgaagtattccaatgACTTTAGATATTAATGTGGTTATATTATCAATATggttattccaatttaagttggagtcaagggttacccctaagaacttggttgatttttttccaataatgggcatatcatcaataataatgttattaggcATTATCGGTTGCAAATGTGAGGTATTGAAGTTTATGAAACatgttttatctatatttaatgataatttattgcatttaaaccatgtagaaatttttgcaagctcagaattaaGTATATCCACTAGTGTGTTTAAACAGTTGTGAGAGTAGAAGACACTGGTATCGTCCGCGAATAATACATAGGTGAGAAGGGTTGAGGAATTTATAATATCGTtaatatatataagaaaaagtagaggtcctaaaatggatccctgtggtacaccgcaagtaatatatgacttaaacgaggtacttgaatgaaatgctacgtattgctgacgttgggataaataatctcggaaccaggaaagaactattcctcttatgccataattatgtagcttttttaataaaattccatggtctattgtatcaaaggccttgctcaggtccataaaaactcctatcacgtgctgtttgttcgcaatagaatcgataattttgtcacaagtttgaatgattgcaaaatctgtagaaaaaccttttcgaaaaccaaattggttaggatttaaaatgtggttatcaaccagaaacttatacaaacgttcatgtgcaatcttttcaaggatttttggattttgtttgtccttgtgcaaaataactcaaagagtagttaacggatttggatgaaacttacaggaaaggttgagaatgacacaagtaacaaactatttaattttggtagtgatccgagaattttggggaaatttatgaaggattttttttttttttttatattttgacaggtattgaccgattcgggttcgttgagggcagcagacattttatgacactgggcgcagccatgagctcaaattgcggtgtctcagccgacccccctgctcttccccaccccacgggcaacatgtttatcgcgcacttgtaacaaaggttcgcgcactaagcaagcattcgcgcactcagtacgagatgcccattggctaaaacaaccatacatcagtttttcattaagcgcgcgtgagaggggtggggagagagaagggggggggggggggtcggctgagacaccgcagtaatggcgctgcccatgccaaaaatacacatagcgcgtcacagaatcggtcaatagggtcaatgacaatgacaatgacaatgacaatgacaatgacaatgacaatgacaatggtttttttattttctcatgtcacccaacgtcagggtattgaagaaaatcaaaaataaacaccgtaacagataaaatcagttaattaatacattaatacattgtaaattacatatatatacagaaaattgcatatttacaaaatatacaaaatatacagaatggtgcaggacccagaagagagaaagagagtgagagagagagagagagagaaggaaagagagaaggaagacaaacaaaacagttaaaaaaaaaagcagggcaacaataacgcagataaaagcaatttcaataatataaaactaaacattgtaaaaagctatatttacatgaaaaaaatacaaataatgatattaataattattatttcttatggagcttcattatttccttacaaAATTTAGCTAAATTTATCAACTCACTACGATTTTGGGAATTAAATAACTGAGACATCTTTAAAGTGTTTGGTCTTATTTTATAATAggatttaatgaatttattcctggcattattcaatgtatgacactcaaataaatagtgaaattcatcccctagtCTATTAGAATTACATAAATTACACAATCGATCACAATGTTCAATACCAGCATACCTACCCGTTACAATTGGCAATCTGTGGTTGGCGCAGCGAAATTTGGAAAGAagttgtctgaaaatgtaagggatttttaacaaatatggaTCTAAACATAAATTCGTTTTATAGATTCTGTAATTCGTACAACATGAACTGTTACTTATCTTAGACTGCCAATGaatttgggagttcaagctgcgcattttttgaggttttcatacgcacactaaagtgcgtgctccagTAGTTTCATTTAAAAGCCATGTCAATCTGCAGctgggcgaggcgcgccgcgcagctgagggtttatgacgtaacaaaggcgtctatattgggaaatcgggagatttttcagcatgtatacctataAAACGggtgtggaaatcactgatctctatggaagagctcAAAGAGCTTTTTCCCAGTGCTGGAGGGGaggaaaaatctctttgggaagcgCAAGATCATCGATGGAAAGTATCTGCtaggcggaggtctgcgctcttagagtgcttttctagtattgattttgtgttatttgtatGTAAGTGTTTTTGAATTgtcgaaattgaaataaaatgaaatgaaataaaatgaaatgaaataaaatgaaatgaaatgaaatgaaatgaaatgaaactttaCTGAGTATTCGTTCCTCCCTTCTTCCCTTCCAAGATTTTTACATGTTAAAgagtctgtttgttgttgttgtctttacAGTAATAATCTGCACTTGCCATTTTCATGTCAGAAATACCAACGCGAGCAAAGGCTCTAGGGATGGAAAGTGGCGCCATAAAGGATACAAACATCACGGCGTCTAGCTGGTGGTCAGCCTGGTTCCCACCCCAGAAAGGGCGGCTAAACACCCAGGGCGCGTGGGCACCTAAAACCAAAAATTCTTCATGGATCCAGGTATATTGCATAAAAGATAATATTGGTCAGCCATAGCCCCCAActaacaagcaaaagaaaaacaaatctactGAACAaaagcttttttgtttgttattattcTGTTAAAAATGATAGCCTTTTACTTATTGACAAGTTTTGTAATGTTGGAAGCggtagaaataaaaataaaacaaaatagatacAAAAGTGCTAACACTATTAGACATGTTAGacatatttacaaaaaaaaaaaaagagccatgaaagaaagaaggaatacGTCGATTGTGTTTCAGCGATGTTTTGCTGTTGGTTCTTTTTCTTACCTATGTCTCTCCTTTGCGAATTTCTTCATTGAAATTATACCCCTCTATAGTACGaaaacaattaatgtaaatattttttttctctctgtcaggTGCCACTTATGAAATTTACATGTAATCTAGATTTAGATGATAAGCACGTTGACAAGTGTGGCATGAACCTTTACATAATAATGCTTTGTGTTTTCGATAACTTTTTCATCTGGGGACTGTTTATTCttgtttttcccccattttcatATACGTCTTTTAGGATCacagtaatttaaaaaaaaaaatgatacacagAAGAATGATATGGACGATCGAcataacagtttttttttttttttttttttttgggggggggggggtcccataCATAAATTTATTAGAAAGAAGGTTTTTAACGGTGACGAAAATTGGTACACGAAATTGGACTCAACGAAAACAGTTACAGGTGTACCACCCAGAAAAGGTACattcatatatacattcatGTAAAGCTGATAAAACGTATACGTCATGTAATAATGTAACATTTTTTATGCGAGGTGTCACGAAACGGGTGATGGTTTACCTTGATGTGAAACGACGGGTACGCATCTTGGTATGGCTTGCCTCATAACAGGTGGAACTCGAGCATCCGACCTGCATAGTGGGACTCGCAACTCAAGGTCAATGGGGGAATAACCAGTGGGTGAAAGAGTACAAGGTGGGATGCGGACTGCAGGCAGGGGACATCAATATAGTGACTGAAAAGTCACCCTCTGGTGTTGCAGAGAAGGTAACGGCtcggattattattttttttcggggttgtcattttgttgttattttgttaacgacaaaacaacaacaacaacaacaagaaaacatttttattttcacccCTTTGTGAACCCTGTCATGAGAGGAACAGCAATGGTAAtaccaaacaaataaagaacaaagaaacatgagCCAGCAATCTGATTTTTGGTGGCATCTCGTTTTACGTTTGCATTGATGATGtctccaaaagaaaaaagtcataagacacatgaaatacacacaaaaaagagggagaaaaaagtgcagacctccgccaagcagctcattatCACCCATACAGGCATTCTGAAGATCGCCTAATATAGCagccttttgtttacgtcatcacCTTCCAGCTGCTCGGCACCTAAGCGAGCAGAGCATGCAAACCTCAATCAATATGCGCAGCTTATAtttccaagttcattgaccttatctgctaaaggataaaaaaaaaccttcaattcccagatcactactAAAATTTAGTCATCTGtcccttgtgtcattatcaacgtTCTCTTCAAGTTTCATTCATTATtgtgcaaacagacaaaccaacgtcGATGATCACctaacctcctccttcctttTTCGGCAAATGAAAAGGTATTCACTGATATTAGGTTTTCACTGTGTTTGCTCTACTTGAGTGACAAGTTACTAGCTCTACGACTTGAAAGGAAAATGGGTGTCAAAATTGTACACaatgtcaaaaagaaaaaaagaaattgacagatataattatgtattactCATTGAATTCTAAATATTAAATATGCCTTGCTCCGTTTTACCAAAGCTGGACAAGATACGTCCAACAGCCGTTCTCGCTCTATATTGTTTAAAATTGTGGCCTTAAAATTTGCTGGAAATTATGAGAAAATTCAAAGAGTACAAGGGCCTAATCGTTGTATTATTCTAAATGGACACTTCATCATTTTCGAAGCGCAATTTTCTTTTTAGCTTTTATTCAAGACGCCAAAAAGAAATATAGTGTAAAGAAAGATTGCTCCAAGGAAATCTACTTCCGTCATGCCGACATAAAACGTGTAAATATACTAACGATAACAAAGCGCTGTCAGGCACGTTAACGTCCGATTGATTTTGCTTTCAAGCCTACCCAGATTTATCAAACTTTCAACGCAAAGTGCCATTCCTCCAACAACATCGATCAAGTAACTGTTattcttgtgtttgtttttagctTCATGAAGCTGTTAAATATGTGACAGCACATCGTTTTTCTTCCAGATCTTTTCAGCCAATACAGATGCAAGCACGGTGGTTTACAACGGCCTTCCTGAACCACACCTCTGCCGCTTCGTGCAGGTCCATTCTGTGTCGTGGTACAATTATCCCAGCATGCGTCTTGAGCTCTACACTGGGAGTGTCAACTCCGAAACTTGGAGTAAGAAGGCAAATTATTACGTCATACTACGATATTCAGCATTGTCATTAGTGTTTaactacactgcaaaaagtcttGTCTTTAATAAACACCGAGCtagtgttaaatttccggtgctcatttgtggtgttagaTTATCAAGGgtagaaatacaaaaaaaaaagagaaaaatccgAGTAATTTTGGTAAAAGTGTAGGTTGCAAAGGCAATTGATTagaatttcctttttcttcctgGATACAGAGTTTGAGTAGAAACGTCCTCGCTTCTCCAGAAATTGAGAGACATATCAAACCCGTACTCACAGTAATCTATGTGTCAATCCAATGTGTGCAGATGacaaaggcattttttttttttgcaaatttataacaaatacACGATGGTGTGATATGATTTGCTGTGATTTCCTGAAAAATAGGTAAGAGTTCTGATGTTTCTTGAGAGATTCTGTCGTAATAGGTGAACAAATAGTATGGTGACTAAAGTTATATTAGCCTGGATATAGGCATGCTTTATGATGATATACACACTCTCCTCCCATTCGTCTTCCCCCGCTCCCTCCtgttctccttctcctcctcctcctcctcctcctcctcctctcctcctcctcctcctcctcctcctcctccttctcctcctcctcctcctcctcctcctcctcctcctcctcttcctcctccctccttccctcctcctcctcctcctcatcctcctccttctcctcctcctcctcctcctcctcctcctcctcactcAACCAAGGTCCCACATCACCCGCATCACCACCGGATGTCGGCTCCTCGTTGTCTACACACCCAGTTCTTGTAACCTCCTGGACAGCATGCTTGAGGCGTTTAGGACGATTTGATAGTGCAAGGAAGCTTGGGTGCAGTATTACGTTACCTTCATTCTAACACTGAGTTAGATTGAGAATGATTATGTATTCTGATTTTTCGTTTTTACTGGGCTAGTAAGATACCTCAGATTGTCCATTTTATGAAgactattttattttttgtaacgTTTGCtgaggttgatttttttttcattggacaTTGTATTAGATAAGAATCCTTCTCTTTACTGGAGTTTCATAAACTTTGGTAGAGGTTATAGGCTCCATACTTGACAAGAGCAAAATCTTCTTTCGATATAAGTATTTGACAGGGCGTTTGCAAGAAGAATGTAACCCATTCTAAATCTTGTGAAAGCTTGTGGATAAatttaatagataaatagatagatagatactttattttctgcaaatcaacatacataagttacataatcatgaacatgtaggaaatatacaaagtaaatttaacacagagtcgtttgacttgcataaacaacgatatgaaagaaaattaatgatataatatacagtatgcatgtctatgcagcagtaaTTACAATAACAAATGTAGTTAAGAAACGACTATGCAGaaggccgccattataagcattgcttgaaaagatggccggcccacCGTTCTGAAGGAATTTAAATGATATTGGTCAGGTTGATTGGTATATACAAATCGGCTGGTTGGATGATGTGTCTGGTGGGACGATAGATGGTTAACACACTTGAACGCTATAATCCCCAGTAATTAGACAGTTTCACGGAACCTGGCCTATATGAATGACCTTcagatattgctgttgttgaCGTTGTTAAACCTAAATCTCTAGCTTGGTAGATGTACAAAGTTCACATTTTATGCTTGTGAAGTTTTAATActaatcttttgaaaaataaaCTGCCGGAGAGAGAACAACGTCGGTATAAAAGGTTTCTCAAAAATTGCAACAGACTGTGACATTTAATGGCCGCTGACCAATTACGTGCAGTCTATAACTTGATCGAGTGTGTTCTACCAAGCTTTCTGAAAACGCAATTTCATGAAGAGAGTCATCAATACTtgaaaacatgcatttgtatactTCGTTTTTCTGTCATTTCTCATGTCAGAAAACAGTCCTCTCCTTTAATATACCgtcttaaaaaagaagaagaaagaatcgtTTGTCCCTTTGAGTATATACATTCAAAAAGATCATCCGTCCCATTAGCTCTTCTCCTACCAGTATCAGAGATTAAAAAACaccacacacaaatatatacaacacctcaacacacacacacacacacacacacacacacacacacacacacacacacacacacacacacacatatatcgGCATACTTATCAAGGCTCCACACTTTTTTATTGCCAAAATTCTATTTCTGGAGACCCGGCACGCCGCTAATATCCAGTTTTGTATATAGTTATACAACTATCAATGCAAATTTCCGGATTATTTCTCAGTTCCTTCATTTGTAATTCCTAACTAGGCTTTTCGTTGTTAAAGTACAtgtctttgttattattgttgttgttgtttttaccatTAACAGATtatcctctcttttttttttttcaattttacttcTAGAAATCCCCGCGTTGGCAAAGGCGCTCGGAATGGAAGCTCACACCATTCCGGATACAAGCATTACTGCGACTAGCTTCCTTTCGTCCAAATTTGCACCCGAGAAAGGGCGACTCCACGCTTATGGAGGATGGAGTCCGTTGGTCAACGACGATAACTGGATCAAGGTAAGTGTATACCAAATGATGATATCGATCAGCCAAATCAAACAAATTGTGATCCTGCATcataaaaaatcatcaaaaggtcgccagaaatgaatttttagttactgaagggcagattctgaaagagcagacttcaaTCTTGAAAATCACGTATTACTCAATACAAAATGGACTTTCccaacctatctaaataatgaaaagaaagtacacGCGATGGAATAGTGTTTTCTGAGATAAGAGGCTTTGAAATTTAGGGTCTGTATTCAATTACCTCACCAAGCTGTGCTCTGTGTGACGAGTAAAACACAAAAGGCAGgatgttaaaggtcctgtttacctttgggagcagtgattcaaaaatgttcaagatataacttttgatgcatatgtgtaggtcagttgtatcacaaaacatcctaccatatatttttttttgcaatattatagcctaaaatataaggagatattactatttttcttattaattcagattcagattcagattcatttattgtccaTTTAGGAAATTCTTCTTGTTGGCATATGGGCGTACACATATGAATAtcttcatacatacatacatacatacatacatacgtgcataatgataatcatgtacatgtacacatataaatAACCACAGTTTTCAATATATACACAGTTACACAAGCATAATTTGTACTCACAATACAGTAAACACATACATCATTACAAATTTATAATTCATCACAATTTATTATATTTaccgatcaacaacaaaacaaaaaagttaagaAAACGCGAAGTCCGTCCTCTCCGAGGGAGTGCATCTTTTACGTAACCTTTGCACACCCTACcctacacacactcacacgtaCTCCGAAGGATAACACATTGCGTCGTGCCATATGATATGACACAAGTACATCACTGAATACATACAGGTGAAGGCAAACAaacgcacgcgcacacacagacataacacacacacacgttcgcaccattaaaccataactgtagatggtttagtctggaaacatttttattataaccattgttcacattttgtatgtttaacaatacttaacatcattatACTGGttcatatttttacattggttgtttctatccttaagtcacattttagaactacaaaatgtattttgaagcactaatgctgttgtttttttatctgcaaatggtaaacgaTGCCTTTAAACTCCAAGTTAACCAAGAAACAAGAATTATCAGATTATTAAAATTGAAGTCGTGCACACTGTATGaacacattctattcatgaccattatcaactttcaaagcagtagcattatctttacaaaagttatcagagttgaaagtgaagagggtgTTAAAGGGTCTCTCAGAAATAACACAGAGCCTCTGAAACAAATCTTATCACACATCTACAAAAAAAGACCTTTGTAAATTGTGGAATAAATGTAAGAAATAGAATTTTgcattcgttttatgatccaaaCCTTACATATTATTTAAAAGAAAGATCATTCTTTCACGAAATACCAGAAATTGAAAACTGACTACGTTCTCCCATTTTACCCATTTGAGTcctcgcgaaaaaaaaaaaaaatctgtgtatgctactttttgttggttttgcgaTGCACTGTTACAATTCTTATTATTAAAGAATCAAAAAGATAAACCGTAAGAACAatctaattgaaaaaaaaaaaacacgaacttttgttttttgacactGCCTGATATTGGAgataagcaaaagaaaaaaaaaagaagaaagagaaagaaaataacacaaagTCAATAACTACAAAAAGAGCTAAacacaataaacacacacagtAAAATCAACGACCAAAGGTTATTTGGGCATAAAGCTAGGGCATAAAATAGTTGGCTTGATCTGACAATAACCCTGAAACGGATGatttaattttcaccaaattcgCAAGGTTATATGTTTATAATGaattaagaaagaaaacaattagCATTTGCAGCGTAACTTTAGAACCTGTTAATATATCCGAATGAAAGttgatatatgtacataatggtGTACGTATTTCATTAAGAGCGCAGTATAAATGATCACAACGAATAGACCTTATATCAAAAAGAGGTCAGCAAAACAGAAAAGTAACAGCTTCATAGAGGTCACAAACATGAAGACACGGGGACACTGTACAAAAATTTCCTATTAGTATTTTGGCGCGAAACTGCTGACTTGAGTTAAGATGTAAATAACAATGTCTTTTCTCTTCTGAACTGACAATACGGTTCTTGCTTTGTCATTGCCTCTCTGAACACAGGTCGAACTCGAGCATCTGACCTGCGTAGTTGGACTAGCAACGCAAGGTATATCTGAGTATTACCCGAAAATGTGGGTAAAAGAGTACAAGGTTGGATGCGGACTGGCAGATGGCGTCGTCATGGTGACAGAAAAATCATCTGATGGAGTTTCGGAGAAGGTAACTTAAACTTTTCCGtcggttttcttttttgtttttccagtcAAAGAAATAACAGAATAAAATATGCTATAATATTCCATTCATAATTCTTTGTGACATCAGACAATTTAAGggagaaacaacaacagcaagaactagagaacaaaagaaaaagaagcttattctttttcattctaATTCCATTGCTCATTTTATACGAGCAGAAATTCTTTACAAATGTAAAATTGTCaaaaatacattattttaacTTTATCATCTTTAAACACTTTATCATCTTCCAACACCTTTTCGTGCTTATTTGTTTTTGCCTGAATATGACACATAAAAGACAAAATAGCAAGATCGTTGTGGCGACAAAACTATCGTCGTGCCGTGGGAGGGCACAGCACGAATactatatatgaaaaaaaaaaacgcttgaGAAATATAAGCAATTGAGGTTAAGTATGCCAATAAACATTCGATTAGTTTTCTTTCGGCCCAGATGTAACAAATGGATACTTGGCAACGCCAACGTAATGACAATAGTAGGGCCAGCTTGCAGCTGTGTCATtgctgaagaggctaccctggatggATAGAAAACCCTAGTAATATTATCGTTATTgtaacatatgtgacccgctacaacaaaaggatcctaaagtcgacggctgagccgagaaaatcgagtttaaagtcacatcatcaaaatcggtcaaaacaatcggatttctgtttttggcataattctGCTctgtaatgttttgtctatcacctgccgaaatttcgaagctaaatgaccaaaggaaaggcaagaaatcagcgtttttctaggccatgattttctgactttcaacgtaacggaaacgtgtccgaagatttgtatttagcgccgcagctagactccgcccctagcaacgagggtgtgatcttattggtcagtgcgtggcatcctaattactgattggtcatgcttagaccgctggcgctaagcttgaatgaacatcgcggaggttgctaggagcatacatTCTGCTGTCAAGCGGTGagaaactgtctcgcctccccttggtCATGATACCGTCGGAGGGataactttgaaggcgtttttctcgaaacgctaatttcctcaaccacttgacatgtgcaaaaaaaaaaaaaaaaaaaaaaaaaacatcgatATCACCGcaacttttatgagttgtgctatatatgaaattaaagtagaagagttagggaataatatcatgcaatttttggaaaattgtcctcccccgacgttcggatccttttgttgtagcgggtaaAGTCCACCCAAATTGACCCAAATCTAAACGCACAAAGAAAACGACAACACCGAGCACAGACCTGAATTGTTATTGCTGCTGGTGACTCTTTAAAAGCTTTAGAACGTTTATGTTAGATTCAAAACCACATATCGTTTTTCTTGCAGATCTTTTCTGCCAATACGGATGGACACACGGTAGTGTACAACGGCCTTCCTGAACCACACCTTTGCCGCTTCGTGAAGGTCTATCCAGTGTCGTGGTTTAAACACGTCTCCTTGCGCATGGAGCTTTACACAACGAGTGTAACCCTGAGTAAGAAGGCGAATGATATTTTTGCCACTGAGTGTTGTCATGGTGcttatttgaaaacaaaacaaaacaagcaaaaaaaaaataaaaaatgtcgAGCAACTTGATAAAACGTGAGGGTCCATCTTAGCTGTTGT of the Diadema setosum chromosome 16, eeDiaSeto1, whole genome shotgun sequence genome contains:
- the LOC140239792 gene encoding venom prothrombin activator pseutarin-C non-catalytic subunit-like, producing the protein MYNLNYTLPMNRRCPVAEINGMDVQLIPKLTGHQARPGNCGGNAEHGYRVCRRPGPTLPAGPTNATSFMMSTTSSPCSPLDAITGDLTDKGSHEIPTRAKALGMESGAIKDTNITASSWWSAWFPPQKGRLNTQGAWAPKTKNSSWIQVELEHPTCIVGLATQGQWGNNQWVKEYKVGCGLQAGDINIVTEKSPSGVAEKIFSANTDASTVVYNGLPEPHLCRFVQVHSVSWYNYPSMRLELYTGSVNSETWKIPALAKALGMEAHTIPDTSITATSFLSSKFAPEKGRLHAYGGWSPLVNDDNWIKVELEHLTCVVGLATQGISEYYPKMWVKEYKVGCGLADGVVMVTEKSSDGVSEKIFSANTDGHTVVYNGLPEPHLCRFVKVYPVSWFKHVSLRMELYTTSVTLKIGK